The Pyruvatibacter sp. HU-CL02332 genome includes a window with the following:
- the pyrH gene encoding UMP kinase: MSEPQYKRVLLKVSGEALMGEEAYGIDLNVVQRIAGEVKEALAIGVEVCLVIGGGNIFRGLKGAAEGMDRASADYMGMLATVMNALAVQNGLEQQGVPTRVLSAIPMTTVCEPYIRRRAVRHMEKGRVVIFAAGTGNPFFTTDTAAALRASEMGCDALMKGTQVDGVYTADPKLDPNAKRYERLGYMQVLADDLKVMDASAISLCRDNSIPIVVFNIHETGEFGRVLKGEGRATIVENEAA, encoded by the coding sequence ATGTCCGAGCCTCAGTACAAACGCGTGCTCTTGAAAGTGTCCGGTGAGGCGCTGATGGGTGAGGAGGCCTACGGCATTGACCTCAATGTTGTGCAGCGCATTGCTGGTGAAGTGAAGGAAGCACTGGCGATTGGCGTTGAAGTTTGCCTTGTGATTGGTGGCGGCAATATCTTTCGTGGCCTTAAGGGGGCCGCAGAAGGCATGGACCGAGCCAGCGCTGACTACATGGGCATGCTGGCAACTGTCATGAATGCCCTGGCAGTTCAAAACGGCCTTGAGCAACAAGGCGTCCCCACACGGGTCCTCTCCGCTATTCCCATGACGACTGTCTGCGAGCCCTATATCCGGCGACGCGCGGTACGTCATATGGAAAAGGGCCGGGTTGTCATTTTTGCAGCAGGTACTGGCAATCCGTTTTTTACGACGGACACAGCTGCCGCATTGCGGGCATCAGAAATGGGGTGTGATGCTCTAATGAAGGGCACCCAGGTTGATGGCGTCTACACCGCAGACCCCAAGCTTGACCCCAATGCTAAACGCTACGAACGACTTGGCTACATGCAGGTGCTGGCTGATGATCTCAAGGTCATGGATGCCTCCGCAATCAGCCTGTGTCGCGACAATTCAATTCCCATCGTGGTCTTCAATATCCATGAGACTGGCGAGTTTGGCCGGGTTCTCAAGGGTGAGGGCCGAGCAACAATAGTTGAGAACGAAGCAGCCTGA